Proteins from a genomic interval of Phocoena phocoena chromosome 20, mPhoPho1.1, whole genome shotgun sequence:
- the CHMP2A gene encoding charged multivesicular body protein 2a, which translates to MDLLFGRRKTPEELLRQNQRALNRAMRELDRERQKLETQEKKIIADIKKMAKQGQMDAVRIMARDLVRTRRYVRKFVLMRANIQAVSLKIQTLKSNNSMAQAMKGVTKAMGTMNRQLKLPQIQKIMMEFERQAEIMDMKEEMMNDAIDDAMGDEDDEEESDAVVAQVLDELGLSLTDELSNLPSTGGSLSVAASGKKAEAAASALVDADADLEERLKNLRRD; encoded by the exons ATGGACCTGCTGTTTGGGCGCCGGAAGACGCCGGAGGAGCTGCTGCGGCAGAACCAGCGCGCCCTGAACCGCGCCATGCGAGAGCTGGACCGTGAGCGACAGAagctagagacccaggagaaGAAAATCATTGCAGACATCAAGAAAATGGCCAAGCAGGGCCAGATG GACGCTGTGCGTATCATGGCAAGAGACCTGGTGCGCACAAGGCGGTACGTGCGAAAGTTTGTGTTGATGCGGGCCAACATCCAGGCTGTGTCCCTCAAGATCCAGACACTCAAGTCTAACAACTCAATGGCACAAGCCATGAAGGGCGTCACCAAGGCCATGGGCACCATGAACAGACAG CTGAAGTTGCCCCAGATCCAGAAGATCATGATGGAGTTCGAGCGGCAGGCAGAGATTATGGACATGAAGGAGGAGATGATGAACGATGCCATTGACGATGCCATGGGTGACGAGGACGATGAAGAGGAGAG tgACGCTGTTGTAGCCCAGGTCCTGGACGAGCTGGGGTTGAGCCTGACGGATGAGCTGTCAA ACCTCCCCTCCACTGGAGGCTCCCTCAGTGTGGCTGCCAGTGGGAAGAAAGCAGAGGCTGCAGCCTCCGCCCTAGTCGATGCAGACGCAGACCTGGAGGAGCGGCTCAAGAACCTTCGAAGGGACTGA
- the TRIM28 gene encoding transcription intermediary factor 1-beta, whose amino-acid sequence MAASAAAASAAAAAASGSPGPGEGSAGAEKRVAASSATASASASAAASASASSPAGGGGEALELLEHCGVCRERLRPEREPRLLPCLHSACSACLGPAAPAAANSSGDGGAAGDGAVVDCPVCKQQCFSKDIVENYFMRDSGSKAATDSQDANQCCTSCEDNAPATSYCVECSEPLCETCVEAHQRVKYTKDHTVRSTGPAKSRDGERTVYCNVHKHEPLVLFCESCDTLTCRDCQLNAHKDHQYQFLEDAVRNQRKLLASLVKRLGDKHATLQKNTKEVRSSIRQVSDVQKRVQVDVKMAILQIMKELNKRGRVLVNDAQKVTEGQQERLERQHWTMTKIQKHQEHILRFASWALESDNNTALLLSKKLIYFQLHRALKMIVDPVEPHGEMKFQWDLNAWTKSAEAFGKIVAERPGTNSTGPVPMAPPRAPGPLSKQGSGSSQPMEVQEGYGFGSADDPYSSAEPHVSGVKRSRSSDGEVSGLMRKVPRVSLERLDLDLTADSQPPVFKVFPGSTTEDYNLIVIERGAAAVAAGQPGTAPPGAPGAPPLPGMAIVKEEETEAAIGAPPAATEGPETKPVLMALAEGPGAEGPRLASPSGSTSSGLEVVAPEGTSAPAGGPGALDDSATICRVCQKPGDLVMCNQCEFCFHLDCHLPALQDVPGEEWSCSLCHVLPDLKEEDGSLNLDGGDSTGVVAKLSPANQQKCERVLLALFCHEPCRPLHQLATDSTFSLDQPGGTLDLTLIRARLQEKLSPPYSSPQEFAQDVGRMFKQFNKLTEDKADVQSIIGLQRFFETRMNEAFGDTKFSAVLVEPPPLSLPGAGLSAQDLSSGPGDGP is encoded by the exons ATGGCGGCCTCGGCGGCGGCGGCctcggcggcggcagcggctgcCTCCGGCAGCCCGGGCCCGGGAGAGGGCTCGGCGGGCGCCGAGAAGCGCGTCGCCGCCTCCTCGGCCACGGCCTCGGCTTCGGCCTCGGCGGCGGCGTCCGCATCGGCATCGTCGCCCGCGGGGGGCGGCGGCGAGGCGCTGGAACTGCTGGAGCACTGCGGCGTGTGCCGGGAGCGCCTGCGGCCCGAGAGGGAACCGCGCCTGTTACCCTGCCTGCACTCGGCCTGCAGCGCCTGCCTCGGGCCCGCGGCGCCTGCCGCCGCCAACAGCTCAGGGGACGGAGGTGCGGCGGGCGACGGCGCTG TGGTGGACTGTCCAGTATGTAAGCAGCAGTGTTTCTCCAAAGATATTGTGGAGAATTACTTCATGCGCGACAGTGGCAGCAAGGCTGCCACCGATTCCCAGGATGCGAATCAG TGCTGCACTAGCTGTGAGGATAATGCCCCGGCCACCAGTTACTGTGTGGAGTGCTCTGAGCCGCTGTGTGAGACGTGTGTGGAGGCACACCAGCGGGTGAAGTACACCAAGGACCACACTGTGCGTTCCACTG GACCAGCCAAGTCGAGGGACGGTGAGCGCACGGTGTATTGCAACGTGCACAAGCACGAGCCACTTGTGCTGTTTTGCGAGAGTTGCGACACCCTCACCTGCCGGGACTGCCAGCTCAACGCCCACAAGGACCACCA GTACCAGTTCCTGGAGGATGCTGTGAGGAACCAGCGCAAGCTCCTGGCCTCACTGGTGAAGCGCCTCGGGGACAAGCATGCGACATTGCAGAAGAACACCAAGGAGGTTCGCAGCTC GATCCGCCAAGTGTCTGACGTACAGAAGCGCGTGCAGGTGGACGTTAAGATGGCCATCCTGCAGATCATGAAGGAACTGAACAAGCGGGGTCGTGTGCTGGTTAACGACGCCCAG AAGGTGACTGAGGGGCAGCAGGAGCGCCTGGAGCGCCAGCACTGGACCATGACCAAGATCCAGAAGCACCAGGAACACATCCTGCGCTTTGCCTCGTGGGCTCTGGAAAGTGACAACAACACTGCTCTGCTGCTCTCCAAGAAGCTG ATCTACTTCCAGCTGCACCGGGCCCTCAAGATGATCGTGGACCCCGTGGAGCCACACGGTGAGATGAAGTTCCAGTGGGACCTCAATGCCTGGACCAAGAGTGCAGAGGCCTTTg GCAAGATCGTGGCAGAACGTCCTGGCACCAACTCCACAGGCCCTGTACCCATGGCCCCTCCTCGGGCTCCAGGGCCTTTGAGCAAGCAGGGCTCTGGCAGCAGCCAG CCTATGGAGGTGCAGGAAGGCTATGGCTTCGGGTCAG CAGATGACCCTTACTCGAGTGCAGAGCCCCACGTGTCAGGGGTGAAGCG GTCCCGCTCAAGTGATGGTGAGGTGAGTGGCCTCATGCGTAAGGTGCCACGGGTGAGCCTCGAACGCCTGGACTTGGATCTCACGGCTGACAGCCAGCCACCAGTCTTCAAGGTCTTCCCAGGCAGCACCACTGAGGATTACAACCTCATTGTCATTGAGCGAGGTGCTGCAGCTGTTGCAGCTGGACAGCCTGGGACTGCGCCCCCAGGGGCCCCTGGTGCTCCGCCCCTGCCTGGCATGGCCATCGTCAAG gaggaagaaacagaggctgCCATTGGGGCCCCGCCTGCTGCCACTGAGGGCCCCGAGACCAAACCTGTGTTGATGGCCCTGGCGGAGGGCCCCGGCGCCGAGGGCCCCCGCCTGGCTTCACCCAGTGGCAGCACCAGCTCAGGCCTGGAGGTGGTGGCTCCAGAGGGCACCTCAGCCCCAGCTGGTGGCCCAGGTGCCCTGGATGACAGTGCCACCATCTGCCGTGTCTGCCAGAAGCCAGGTGACCTGGTCATGTGCAACCAGTGCGAGTTCTGCTTCCACCTGGACTGCCACCTGCCTGCCCTGCAGGATGTGCCAGG GGAGGAGTGGAGCTGCTCTCTCTGCCACGTGCTACCCGACCTGAAGGAGGAGGATGGCAGCCTAAACCTGGATGGGGGTGACAGCACTGGTGTGGTGGCCAAGCTCTCGCCAGCCAACCAGCAG AAGTGTGAGCGCGTCCTGCTGGCCCTTTTCTGCCATGAGCCCTGCCGGCCCCTGCACCAGCTGGCTACTGACTCCACCTTCTCCCTG GATCAGCCCGGCGGCACCCTGGACTTGACGCTGATTCGAGCCCGTCTCCAGGAGAAGTTGTCACCCCCCTACAGCTCCCCCCAGGAGTTTGCCCAGGATGTGGGCCGCATGTTCAAGCAGTTCAACAAGCTGACAGAG GACAAGGCCGACGTGCAGTCCATCATTGGCCTGCAGCGCTTCTTTGAGACTCGCATGAACGAAGCCTTTGGTGACACCAAGTTCTCCGCCGTTCTGGTGGAGCCcccgccgctgagcctgcctggtGCTGGCCTGAGCGCCCAGGACCTGTCCAGTGGCCCTGGTGATGGCCCCTGA